The window CCCATCTTGGGAAGCAAGGCTGCCTGATCCTGAATGTTCTTTGGCAACGCCCCAAGAATCAGTTGGTCAAGGCAGCTTTGGATCTAAGATGAGGAGAAAGTCTACTGGTTTTTCCTATGTGGTCAGGTAAATCTACATATTTTGTTTAATCTGCCCTGTTGAAAACTTCCCAGATAGTACTGGTGGTTTTCTGTTTTATGCTGCTTGTATTTTTGTAGAGGGGGAGAGACTAATGTGAAATGAGATCGAGACCACCCTGGGCAGTACACCTAGATGAGCCTTAGACTGTTTCCTGGCCCCTTCTCTGACAACTCACACGGAGTATGCATCCTCTACCTGCCATCCTGATCTCCCTTACTCAAGGTTTCCCAAACTCCCTTTTTGACCTCATTTCCCCAGCTGCCTTAGTGGCATAGCATAGTGATTCTAGACCAAGGTCTGTTGTGCACATTTTTGTTGGGACACTGCCACGcccatttatttccatgtacACCAGAGGCAGAGTTGCAATTGTGACGGACTGGTGGCCtccaaagccaaaaatatttattctgaccCTTTACTGGAGAAGTTTACCGGCCTAGAGTGCTCCCACCTAGTTGGGGTTAGCTCatactttgggcaagtcactggaGATACTCAATTACCAAAGAGGAAACAGGTACAGACAGGTGAAGTGACCCTAGGAGAGCATGACACACTGACTCCAAGCTTGGCAGACCCGAGTCTGTGCtgtatttgcattttctccttccctgcatTGTGATGTCAAGGAAAGACCACTGTAGGGCTTTGTGAGGGGAGGGGGTGTTgccgtgtggccttggacaagccCCCTGGTTTCTTTATTGTCAGAAGGTCTTgcttgggagggaggtgggaatcCATTGTGTCTTGTCCAGCAGTGAGTGACTCCTGAATTGGGACATCTGAATGTCTCAAATGAAATCATTGTGGATGGGACCTGGTCTTCTCTGATCAGTGCATAGGGCTGGGCAGTCACATATGCTGTTATTGGAAAGATCAAGGCCTTGGAGACATTGCAGGAACAAGTTAAGGGGTGACAATGTCCGGATTCTTTCCTTAGAAGCTTGGCAAAGAACAGTTATTAAGATGCTgagctgtaggggcacctgggtggctcagttgagcatccaacttcagctcaggtcatgttctcacagttagTTAGGCCctgtatgctgacagtgcagagcctgcctgggattctctttctttctctctctctctctctctctctctctctctctctctctctctctctctctctccccctctctctctctccctctccccctctctctctctccctctccccctctctctctctccctccctctttccctctctccctccctccctccctccctccctctctctctctctctcttccccctctccctctccctctcttcctcccctgcccccacaatataaataaacttaaaaaaaaaaaaaagatgctgcgCTGCAAAGACATTTGTGAAACTTTGGTATACCAGGTGTTCAAGAGCGTTGTGACCCTCTCCGCCTGGTGGCCCCTTGGGTGGGAGGATGCCACTGGTCCCTCCTTTATACTTTGAGGTGGGGAGTGACTCCTGGACACTTGGGGCAGGATTTCCAAGAGGAACAGAAAGTCTTAGAGGGACTTGAGAAGCCATTTGTGACCACACCTGGCTTGCTGTCACCTCCTAAGCAGCATCTAGGATGACCTGATTTGTGGTATTACAGCTCCACTTCAGAAGGTTGGGGCCTGGGTCTCAGCAGGGTGGGGTGAGAAAAGGccaattattttgtagaattctGTTATTTTGACTGTAATGCTTTCCGACTTGTAGCATTaatattctttcccttttaataGGTCAGGAAAATAATTACCaagaactggggtggggggtaccCTCTATCTGACACCACACCAGCTAGTTTTTTGCAGCTTAAGGAAAAATTTACAGCAGCCCCTTCACCTCCTCCTTGAAGAAACTAATAGTTGGACTTTACTGGAGCTTATTCTCTGCCACTCAGTCCTCAGGATTTGAGTAGGCTTCCCCTTGAGTTCCGTGGCCCAGGCCCAGACCGCCCAAATAGGGGGTGGACTGGGCTGagaggagcagtgttgggattcACACCCTGTGTTGCCAGACAGCTCAGGGGTTGGCCATCTCTTTCTATACAGAGACCGGATTGGGACTAGGCTGAGCATTGGTCCTAGCCTGACCAGGCTTCTCCTGGGCATCTGTGTGCTTGGGAGTATTCCACTGACCCCTTCCTGAGGCTATTCTGCTTTCCTCAGCCCTGGGTAGTGCCCAGGTGGGAGAGCACATCTCCACCCAGGCCAAAGCATGGCTTGGCACAGGCACAGGAGGAATGGTGGTAGCTGTTGGGCACGTGAGCTGGTCTGGAAGTCTGGACTTTTCCAGTGATATCACTGGAAGGGGAGTTTTGATCCTGGAGGTGGTGTGGAGGTAGGAAGAACCAAGGAgaactgttcaaaaaaaaatttttttaatgtttgtttatttttgagagagcatacgagagcatgagtgggggaggggcaaagagagggagacacagaatccgaagcagcctccaggctctgagctgtcagcacagagcccgatgcggggctcgaactcacaggctgtgagatcatgacctgagccgaagtcagatgctcaactgactgagccacccaggcgccctccaaggagaacagttttattttttcaacgttttttatttatttttgggacagagagagacagcatgaacaggggaggggcagagagagagggagacacagaatcggaaacaggctccaggctccgagccatcagcccagagcccgacgcggggctcgaactcacggaccacgagatcgtgacctggctgaagtcggacgcttaaccgactgcgccacccaggcgccccgaagaacAGTTTTAAAGTGAGCAAAAGCTGGAAGCAGTGAAACCAGGGAGAGGTGGTACAGTGGTCCTGATAAAGGTGGTGAGGGTTTCAGCCATGCCGGGGCCCCCAGAAGCCCATGACTGTATCTGAAGACCATCTTACAGGGCAGGAGGGGTCTGGGTGGGGACAAGTGGTGTGGAAGAACTTCTTTGGGAGGAGTAGCCCACTTGAGGTGGTAAGttccacccacccccagctcagAACCCCACAAGGTCATGGATGTGGCCTGGCACCTGGTTGTTAGGAGTAAGTAGTTACTGGAGGAAGGAATCCTGATTTTGCCCTCTGATCTGTAGGGACTAAAAGTAGTCACTTGGGCAAAACCATTATGTACTGATCGCTGGCAGCCCTGGAATGACCTGGAGTCCTTGCATCTCAAGCCCTAGTTCCCTCAAATTTCAGTGGCCCTCTGAGATAGAAAGCCAGAACAGTCTGTCCCTCCGTGCTATGTGACATGAGGCCAGTGAGTACCTTCTGGAGCCTGTTTGCTTTTCTGTGAAGGAGAATAGCACTGGACACCCGTGCAGCTCTCAGGTGAGGGTGGGTGACTTACCGAGGCCACACACCATCAGGCCAGGTCGTAAGGCCATCTTACTGCCTCATGGGGGAGCATGAAAAGCAGATGGCACGGGGCCTGGTGGGCAAATGGCCCTGTTGAACAGAAAGTGAGGGACGGGGGACTTATCCAAGCCGGATAAGAATCCTGTGGTTGTGGAAGGGGTGATGCCCGTTCAGGGTTGGGAACGTCACTGCATGGGGTGTCGGCTCTGACCCTGAGTTCTCCAGGGCCAAGGGGCTTAGGGAGCTGCGCTCAGGTGGCGACATATCCCTGCTCGTACTCCTGCCCCTCAGGCCTGGGTCTGGAGGTGGAAAGTCACGGCTTAAGCACTTGCCAGGCTCTGCCCGTAGGACCCTGGCCCAGGCTCACGGCATCTCAGCTGTGGCAGGCCGTCCAGTCTCCTCAGCTGGGCCCGGGGTGTCGGGCAGCTTGGCTGTGGGATagctggggtgggggcccagTCCTCAGTCTGTGTATTCTCAGTTTTCCGGGCTATACAATGGGAGGAATTAGCTGCTACACACACAGTTCAtgtgtgtgaccttgagcgagGCCCTTCCCTCAGCCTGCTTCAGCTGTAGAGAGGACTCTACTTTGCTTGAGAAGGATCCTCACATCTCACGCGCACCCCACCCAGCTTCCACAGCACGGCACCTGTACCTCCGGGGCGGCGCTGGAGTCGGCTCCATGACCAAGATCTACGGAGGACGTCAGAGAAATGGGGTCATGCCCAGCCACTTTAGCAGAGGCTCCAAGAGCGTGGCCCGCAGGGTCCTCCAAGCCCTAGAGGGGCTGAAAATGGTGGAAAAGGACCAAGATGGGTAAGCGGGGTTGGGGGGAATGGCTGGGACAGGGGTGATGGAGGAGACTTGGGGTCAGATCACCTGTAATGAAGTTGTCTAGAGCCATCCTTCCCCCGTGTGGAGAGGTGCCAGGTCTGTCCTGCCGTCTGCACCTGCCCCTCAGGCGGGCAGGGGATTCTGCAGAAAAGTGAACAGTGAGGGGCCTCACCCCGACCTCTCTGGCTGACTACCCCAAGCTCCAGGAAGGTAATTTAGCGACTGTCCGCTTTCATTAGCCTGCTCGTTAACTTTTCCCAATTGATTTTTCGGGGCTTTTGATCTAATGCTTGCACAAACGACACCCTGGCAGCTCCCAGGGGGCTCCCACTCCTGCCCCCAGCTCGTTAGAATGCAGCTGACTGGGGCCCTCAGTGGGACTTGGCTGGTGTCATGTGGTCCCATGGCCAGGTGCCTTCTTGGGAAGCCTGGCTTACATCCAGGGTGGGCCTGGCAGTGACATGGTTGAGAGCCTTCACTCATGGGGGGCTGCATGACCCTTCTCCCACAGGGGACGCAAACTGACACCTCAGGGACAGAGAGATCTGGACAGAATCGCCGGACAGGTGAGGTCTGGGTGTGGGCCGGGACTGGGTCTCTTAGTCACTGCCTGGGCGTTTCCAGAGCCTGGGATTTGTCAGGTCAGAATTTCCTACCCTAGAGGGCACAGCCCAGGCTGGTGGGGTCAGGGGCAGGAGAAAGAACGTTTCTGACTGACTTCCTGCTAGAGCTGGTTAGAAATGTGGGTGTCGGGACCCCAGGCCTGGCGTGCAGTTGGAATTGTTTCTCGTGCAGGACAGGTTTCTGCACACAACTCCCCTTTGCCCAGTCAGTCTTCTCAGGACTCTAGCTGCAGTGTTTCCTCATTCTTCATGCTCACTGACATCAGCCGGGATGGCTgtggagagagtgggggaggcaaGCCAGCTCAGAACAAGGGTCTCCATCCAGATCCCTGACTGGCTGGACACCTTGGGGCAGAGTCTGTTCGCCTGGAGCTGGTCCCATCTGTAGAATGGTCTGCTCTTGCCAGCCTCCATAGGGTAGTGGTGAGGGCTCAGTGGGCTACAGCAGTGGGAGCCCCCAGGGCCAGGCATGAACCCattgttgggttttttctttctgtgtcattGACTCAGGTCTCCTAGGAGCCTTGGAGGGCTCAATCACTTAGTCAAGTGTCAAAAAAGAGTAGAAGGTGTCAGCCCCCTGGGAGTCCGGGGGTTGCCTGGAAGGAGTCGGTGATCTTTTCTGCGCAGGGCAGGGCATAGACAGTGTGGATATCAGAGCAGTGGGCAGGTGTTGGAATCCTGCCCCGCCACTCCCTTTCTTTTAGTCCCCGTTGacacttctgtaaaatggggaaatgcCCGAGGCTGTAAGGATTAGATTGGATGAACACCTGTCAGACCACAAATCCAGGTGCCTGGCATCCCTCGGGTGGGGGGGTAGCTGCTCCAAAGCGCCGGAACACAGACCCCACGGCCGATCTTAATTACTCTCCCGTCTTTTCCCACAGGTGGCAGCTGCCAACAAGAAGCATTAGAACAAATGCTGGGTTAATAAATTGCCTCATTCGTAATCCTGGTCCGAGTCTCTTGATTGGCTGCTGTTGCTCTTCCCTTTGGGGGCACAAGGGAGGCGCATTGAGCTTCCCTTTCCTCGTGAAAGAGGGGGAGTAGGGATCCCTAGTGACTGTGATACCAACAGCCACTAAAGCCTAAGGCCCAGCCTTCCCGGTTCAAGCAGTTCCACCCCTGGTGGGCCTGGTGCCCTAGCTGGACTGGTGGTTGGGTGGGGCCAGGACTAGAGGCCCTTGCACCTCCCCCACATCCTGCCTTTGCAATTCTCAGTAAGATGAGAAACTGAAAAGGAGTGGCTTTCAGGCAGTGGCCCCAGCTGGGGCCTGGGCTACAGAGACTGCATTCTGTCCCTTCCTGCAACaaagcagggctggggcagcCGGCCTTCATTCCTGGTGACTCCTTGAGTGCCTCCAGACCAAGGTGACTTGGTGTGCACCATTTGTTGGCAAACACACCACTGACCCTGCCTGAACCTTTGCTCTCTAGAGATCTATTGCCTTGGGCCCTTCTGGAGTTGGTCGTACCTGCCCCAGAGTTGGGACCCAGTGCCCTttcccacccacacccaccaTCCTCCTAGTGGAGAGGTGCTAGAGGCACCTGAGCAGAGGTAGAGGGGCACTGCCTCTTCAGTCCTACAAGGTGATTGGCTCTCAGGCAAGAATGGGGCAGGAGCCTGCCTATGATTGGGCCCCTGGTAGGGGCAGGGGATACGAAGGGCACCAAGTGGGTATGTGCCAGGCCCCAGAAAACAGCCTGGAAAAGTGGCCCCCGTGGGACCAAACCCACCTCCTACCTGGGGAGTGCTAAGATGCTGAGCCTGAGCTGGCTTTGGAAGAGacagtgcaaatggggaaggggcagagagagggagaccattagaagcaggctccaagctgtcaacacagagcccaatgcgggctccaactcacaggccacaagttcatgacctgagttgaagtcggacgcccaacagactgagccaccccggtgccccaactTAGTTTCTTATTCTCGAGGGATCTAGGGAGGTACCATATAGGTAGATTGTGCCATGGCTCAGAACATCACACCAAGCAGACAACCAGTTACCAGAGAACAGCAAAGCAGAGTCCCTCACCGGGTGGGAAATGAagctggcctccctcccagctTAGAAGTCagtgctgggggtgcctggggggctcagttaagcgtctgatttcagctcaggtcatgatctcacggtctgtgagtttgagggctctgtgctgaccgctcagggcctggagcctgtttcagattctgtgtctccctctctctctgtccctcctctgctcacgctctgtctctctgtctttcaataataaacgtttaaaaaaaaaaagtgctggaaGACTTGTACTGAATAAACAGCCTACCACATGCAAAGGCACTTTGTATCACCTAACACACAAGGCAACCTGCTGAAGGTGCCCAAAAGCCCCCACATTTTAGATCTAGTGAGAGTCGCAGGGTGGGTAATTTGCCTATGTACTATAGGGGGGTGgcaaagctggaatttgaacccggGCAGCTGGGCTCCAGCCACTACGGTGCATTGCCCGCCTCAGAAGTACAGGAAATGGGGCAACGAGGTAAGCGGGGTGTGGACGTGCCCAAACAGTCCAGTTCGGCCTCAAAGGCCTGCAATCCAGCAGCTGCGCCTTTCCAGCCGCTGGGGGGCAGTCGAGGGCCTGGAAACTGCCTCAGCAGATGCAGGAGGTGAATTATAGGGCTGCAGCGTCTGCCCAGGTTTCttgagggggggcggggggggggcgaggaTCATAAGGAGGAGCTAAAGCAGAGAGAGGCTGGTGACCTGCTACACAGGGAGGGTCACAGCAGAACACCTGGGTccctggagggaagggggagggcccCAGGCCAGAGAAGCGGAACTGTGTCCTAGGAACTGTGATAAGCTCACTGTAGTATTCTTGTAGCCTCACAAGGGGGACAAGCGGGGTGATTAcaggagaagaaactgaggttcagaccACCAGTCAGTTGGCAGAGCTGAGATTGAAACAGAACTGAGATTCAAACATGAACTCCGGAGGCCCATGCTCTGTGTGGGtgacaattccattttcatttataagtTATGAAATGCTTcaagcaatcaaaacagtataccTATTAGTGTAAGAAAGACCCACGTACCTCCTACCCAGCTTAAGAAGTAACACAAGACCTAAAACTGGGACAGACAAAGCCTCTGTACCAGCCCTCTGAGGTCACAGCCCTCCTCGCTTGCCCCAAAGGGAACCCCCTCTCAGGAACTGGGTGTCACTCACCTGCATGGGTTCCCTAATTGACTACAGATGCACGTGTCCCTAACAGCACCCAGTGTTGCTTCGCCTTTTGAAAACAAGTCAACTGTTTCATGCTACACGTTGTCATTTCTGAGACGCAGCCGTGTTGACAAGCAGAGCTCTGCCTTTTCTCCTGCTGAGTATTACTCTACCAGCTGCCTACACCACACTGTATGCGTCCCATTCTCCTGTAAATGGGCTTTCTGTTTCCCAGCCTCTGCTACCAAAAATCTCCCTGCAATAAATGTTTTCCCTATGTGTCTCCTTAGGTGCGTGTGTGACTGTCCCCTAACGGCTCACAAACATCTCAGCAACCTCCTGTAATTCCCCGCCCCCGCTCCTCAGACCTCATTTTCCTTCCACGTGACCTAAAATGATGCTCAAAGGTATGTGGGCCCACATAAGTGACTTTGAATCTCTGCTCCACTACTCCCAAATTGTACTACACTGGGTAAATGATGGcatctcctctctgggcctcagttttctcctctgtaaaatgggggggggggtgacctaCCTTACCTACTTGTGGGGAGGCTGACTCATGTCGAGAGCCCATCATGGCTCTAACTCCTTGGGTGCTGGGGACATCAGCTCATCTCACAACAGCAGGGAGATTTTCTTGTTCTCGTTGCTGAGATTAAAAACGCCAAGGCTGGGGCTGTCGGCTGGCTCTgtcaatagagcatgcaactcttgatctcagggttgtgagttcgagccccatcaagttgaatgtagagattacttttaaaaaaaaaaactgttttaaacgCCAAGGCCcaggggccacctggctggctcagttggttaagcatccgacttcagctcaggtcattatcttgtagtttgtgggttcgagccccgcgtcgggctctgtgctgacagctcagagcctggagcctgcttcatattctgtgcctccctctctctctgcctctcccctgctcgagctctgactctctgtctcaaaaataaataaccattaaaaaaattttttttgcttttaatgccAAGGCTTAGAAAGCCACCACCTAGTCGTAGAGCCGATCAGCCTGCCCCCATTTATTTTCATGAACATTAAGAGCAACCAACatctactgagcacctgctatgggCTAGGCCCTATGTTCAGAGCTGTGCATGCACAGCCCCTTTAAATCCTGGATTCCAACCTCAAGAGGTGAAGAcgtggaggctcagagagaggctCAGCTTTGCCTAAGGCCAGTGACTGAACGGAGACCGGGCTCAGAACCACCACCCCGACAGGACAGACCGCCTGCACGCAGCAGGCACCTCAAACTCTGACTCCCTCAGGCTTCCTTCCCAGGGCTGGCCGGTGGCCGAGCCAGGCTGTGAACTGGTCTCTTTCCCCAACCCAGCAGCCTCCCCTCGGGGGAATTGCGGCCACAGGTGCAGGGAGCGGTTTCTCTCCACTCGGGGCCTGAAGCACACCGGCAGGGGCTGCCCCTGGGCCCACAGCCGAAGGGCCCAGCAGTGGGGCCATTGGAGCCCATCtccggcggggctgggcaggaagTGGGGCGGGGCTTGGGGCCAGTGAGGTGGAATCTGGTACCCCAGGACTGCTGCAGCCCAGACTAACCAACCCACCGGGAGAGATGCCTGGGGGTCCCGGAGTCCCCCAAGTGCCGTGTGCTActatctttctcctcttcctaaTCTCCGCTGTTGGTCTGGGTACGTGGCTAACAGGCTGGTGCTGGGGGGCCAGGGGAGGActggaggctggagagagggctcgggcagagagaagggcactaggagtggggggagaggaaccggcaaggtgggggggggcagtgctggGAAGGCCCCTAAAGAAACTGCATCTGTCTGCTTGACTGTCCCAAGTAGGCCGCAGGTCCGAGGGGAGGCCGGAGGGGGCTCGGCGAAGTTGAAGGGCCGTCCGCGGCCACATGGAAGGAGACAGGGGCGCGAGATgacttccccaccccctcatctCCCCCACAGGTCAAAATAAGGAACTAAGGTCGCCCTTGACTGAGCTCCAGAGCTGGGGGCAGGAAGAGCACTTGGGGGTAGGGCTCAGCTTCAGGGGGGAGAAAcagctttctccttctctgccttgaGTCTCTGTCACCCCCGATGGGCTGGGAGCCCCTTTTCAATGCTAGGGGAGGGGTTCCTCGTTGACACTGTCCTCCCAGCTgtactgcccccccccaccccggcaatGCCAGCTGGTGGGGCTGTGACCACCCAGGTTACACTGGGAGCCGGGCTGGAGACTGTAGCCTATGACCCTGAGGTGGCTGCCTCTttccccccctcttccccctcctctcttcctcacctcccacctcctcccttcaGAAGACAGCTGTGGGCTGGCCCGTGGGGCCGGGAGCTGAGGCCGCCCCTGGCTTCCTTTTGACAACCACCGTGCTGAGTCCCTACCCTAATCCCCAGCCCAGCCATCAACTGAACTCGCTCCTGAACCTCAAGGTTGACACAGGAAAGTTACAGAGAATAATGGGTGGGCGTGAGGGTGCAGGGCAAGGCAGGCCCAAAGACTGGCAGGAAGAGGCCCGGGAGGCTCAGGCTTTAAAAACCCCAGccactccccctccctgccctgatgATGCCAGGCAACAGATTTGCCCTCCCCGGGCCTCAGCTGTCCCACCTGTAAACTGGGATGAGAGAACCTACCTCTGAGGGTTTTGTGAAGATTACACAAGATAaagtggcaggggcggggcagggctggggggctggtGGAAGGAGGACCAGGAGGGCCTTCAGGAGGAGGTGATGCCCAAACTGATTCTGGAGGGAGCTGCCTGGGCAAGGGCATCTCTGCCACTAGGGAACCAAATATCCAAATGCCAGTGAATTCAGTGGGGCCAAAGCAcagagcatggggaggggggcaagAGGGAGTGCTGGAGGAGTGAGTGGGGACCTGCAGGGGtgtgtcctcccctcctcccccagggtg is drawn from Felis catus isolate Fca126 chromosome E2, F.catus_Fca126_mat1.0, whole genome shotgun sequence and contains these coding sequences:
- the RPS19 gene encoding 40S ribosomal protein S19 isoform X1 — protein: MPGVTVKDVNQQEFVRALAAFLKKSGKLKVPEWVDTVKLAKHKELAPYDENWFYTRAACFSCREDSTLLEKDPHISRAPHPASTARHLYLRGGAGVGSMTKIYGGRQRNGVMPSHFSRGSKSVARRVLQALEGLKMVEKDQDGGARSVLPSAPAPQAGRGFCRKVNSEGPHPDLSG
- the RPS19 gene encoding 40S ribosomal protein S19 isoform X5 translates to MPGVTVKDVNQQEFVRALAAFLKKSGKLKVPEWVDTVKLAKHKELAPYDENWFYTRAASTARHLYLRGGAGVGSMTKIYGGRQRNGVMPSHFSRGSKSVARRVLQALEGLKMVEKDQDGGRKLTPQGQRDLDRIAGQVAAANKKH
- the RPS19 gene encoding 40S ribosomal protein S19 isoform X4; amino-acid sequence: MPGVTVKDVNQQEFVRALAAFLKKSGKLKVPEWVDTVKLAKHKELAPYDENWFYTRAASTARHLYLRGGAGVGSMTKIYGGRQRNGVMPSHFSRGSKSVARRVLQALEGLKMVEKDQDGGARSVLPSAPAPQAGRGFCRKVNSEGPHPDLSG
- the RPS19 gene encoding 40S ribosomal protein S19 isoform X2 translates to MPGVTVKDVNQQEFVRALAAFLKKSGKLKVPEWVDTVKLAKHKELAPYDENWFYTRAACFSCREDSTLLEKDPHISRAPHPASTARHLYLRGGAGVGSMTKIYGGRQRNGVMPSHFSRGSKSVARRVLQALEGLKMVEKDQDGGRKLTPQGQRDLDRIAGQVAAANKKH
- the RPS19 gene encoding 40S ribosomal protein S19 isoform X3 — its product is MPGVTVKDVNQQEFVRALAAFLKKSGKLKVPEWVDTVKLAKHKELAPYDENWFYTRAACFSCREDSTLLEKDPHISRAPHPASTARHLYLRGGAGVGSMTKIYGGRQRNGVMPSHFSRGSKSVARRVLQALEGLKMVEKDQDGGRKLTPQGQRDLDRIAGQSPLTLL